A window of Pullulanibacillus sp. KACC 23026 genomic DNA:
TCAGTTAACCCCGTCTTACGATCGCAAAGATGAACGGGCGGGACCTCGATCATCTTATAAAGCTTTCTAAAAGATTTTGACGACATCAAATATTGTCTTATGGGACCAATCTGACAATTTCCATAAACGATACACTTCTTTTTCATTTCTTATCCCCCATCAACAATTAGAAGTTTTAACATTGTAAAAACGACAAGCTTCACCTTTAGCGTATTCATGACTAGTCAAGCTGACTTGTATTTCAACCTAGTAAAAGACAAAATAGTTATTCATCGCATAGGAGAGATTCAGAAATGATCGATTAGTTCGTAGAGATCCGCTTCTTTTATATTTTTGATCCATTGACTTCTTTTTTTAATTTGGAATTTCTTAGCGTCTGAGGTATGATGACCCGTTTCTTGATAACGGATATAAACATAGTTAGATTTGGATAAGGAGTACATTTTCATGTTTTGCTGAAAACAAGCCTGCTGAAAGAGACTATCCTCCCCTACATTGACATGAGGAAACCGAACTTTTTTAAGAATCGCTTTTTTAAAAACAAGACTTGCACCGCTCATAAAATAACGAGCCTGATAATCGGCATCATTCGCTGGAATCCATGCCAACTCTTGATGAGGGTTATATAAATAGAGTTCATCCTCATCTTTGAAATAAATATAAAAACTGCATTTACCGACAAGATCCGCTTTTAAGCTAGTGATCGCTTGATAAGCTTCCACTAAATAAGTTGGCCCATAATAATCATCGTCATCAAATTTGGATACCGTTTCGTAAGCAGCTGCCTGTATCCCATGATTTAAGCATTCTCCTAAACTCACTGTCTCTTTGAACTGAAACAGTTGATAGCGAATGTCATAAGAATCTACTAAGACTTTAACTTGTTCTAGATCCACCCGTGTCGTGTTTAGAATAAGAATGAGTTCCTTTTCCTCTAGCTCCTGCCTTGTAAAATTTAAAAGAATGTTGTTCAAAAAGGCCGGACGTTTCGTGCATGCCACAACTGATATCATCGATCGTCCTCCTTTCAATCACATAAAGGGTTAAGCTCGTTCTTACACCCTTATATCTTTTCTTCATTCTTTTCCACCTTCAATAGTTTTTTCTCCTCAAGCAGGTTCAGAATCTGATTGGTGCATGCCTCAAGGCTATCGGCTTCCGTATCTATAACCAACTCAGGTGCTGCAGGTGGTTCATAAGGGGCATCAATTCCGGTAAATTGCTTGATCTCACCTTGACGCGCCTTTTGATAGAGGCCTTTCGGATCTCGTTTTTCACATGTGTCCACTGAACATTTCACGTATATTTCGATAAATTCATCGGGATTAAGCAGCTCTCTTATAGCGTTTCGATCAGACTGATACGGGGAAATAAAGGCCGCCAACACAACAAGACCCGCATCAACAAATAATTTAGCAACTTCACCCATACGACGAATCGACTCTTTACGGTCAGAAGGAGAAAAACCTAAATTTTTATTAAGGCCATGACGACAATTATCCCCGTCTAAACGATAACAATGGATCCCCCTATCCACTAGTTGTTTTTCAACTTCAACTGAAAGTGTTGATTTCCCTGATCCAGATAATCCGGTAAACCAGAGCACATAGCTCTTATGTCCTTTTTGATGTTGCCTGACTTTTTTTGTAATATGCCCCTTATGCCAAGTGAGATGATTCGACTTCTCCATAGGTTATCCCTCCATTCTAGTGTTAGTTTAATAGAAGAGGGGTCATTAAAAAGGCAAGAAAAAATGAAGCAGAGTCCTCTGTAGACAGAGCTAGAAATCAATCATTCCTCATGGTTTCTTTTCAAGATCATACAAAAGGGATCGTCCCTCTTAACCCATTTGAAAGCCTCCTATGATCCACTGCCTCTGCCATGAAGCCTTCAAGCAAGTTATCCCCTCAGTAACAATAATTTCTAAATCAGTTAGCGAGAAAA
This region includes:
- a CDS encoding glycosyltransferase, which encodes MISVVACTKRPAFLNNILLNFTRQELEEKELILILNTTRVDLEQVKVLVDSYDIRYQLFQFKETVSLGECLNHGIQAAAYETVSKFDDDDYYGPTYLVEAYQAITSLKADLVGKCSFYIYFKDEDELYLYNPHQELAWIPANDADYQARYFMSGASLVFKKAILKKVRFPHVNVGEDSLFQQACFQQNMKMYSLSKSNYVYIRYQETGHHTSDAKKFQIKKRSQWIKNIKEADLYELIDHF
- the cysC gene encoding adenylyl-sulfate kinase, with amino-acid sequence MEKSNHLTWHKGHITKKVRQHQKGHKSYVLWFTGLSGSGKSTLSVEVEKQLVDRGIHCYRLDGDNCRHGLNKNLGFSPSDRKESIRRMGEVAKLFVDAGLVVLAAFISPYQSDRNAIRELLNPDEFIEIYVKCSVDTCEKRDPKGLYQKARQGEIKQFTGIDAPYEPPAAPELVIDTEADSLEACTNQILNLLEEKKLLKVEKNEEKI